The following DNA comes from Rhodanobacter sp. AS-Z3.
ATCGTGATGCCGCCGCATCGCAATCTGGCCGAAGCGCTCGGCAATCGCTTCGTGCAACCGAACGCGTTCGTGGAAGATGTGCGCGTGGCGCATCGGTACAACCGATTGCTGGTTTACAAGGCCAACCTGATCCATAGCGCCACCGCCTACTGGGGTCAGGAACTGGCGGCCAAACGCATGACCGCCGTGTTCTTCTGGATGGCTTGAGTTCGCGCCAACGATTAGATCAGCTTGATCTCACGCAGACGCTGCAGCAGGTATTCGTGCGATGTGATCGAGGTGTCGTAACGACGCGGATTGTCCGGCGTGATGCACGAATCCAGCGGGTCCAGCACCACGTCCGGATTCGGATGCAGGAAGAACGGCACCGAGTAACGCGGCTTGCGTGCATTCGCGTTCTGCGGATTGACCACCCGATGCGACGTCGACGGATAAACGTGGTTGCTGAGGCGCTGCAGCATGTCGCCAATGTTCACCACAATGGCGTCACCTTCGGTGGTGATCGGCAACCACTTGCCGTGGCTCAGCACTTCCAGGCCCTCGGCGCTGGCGCCGACCAGCAAGGTGATGAAATTGATGTCTTCATGCGCGCCGGCGCGCACGTTCGGCACGTTGTCCTGGGTGATCGGCGGATAGTGGATCGGCCGCAAGATCGAATTGCCGACGTCGGTCTTGTCTTCGAAGAAATTCTCAGGCTCGTTGATGTGCAAGGCGAGCGCGCGCAATACGCGCGTACCCAGCTGGTCGAGTGCCTCGTACAGGCCATAGCCGTATTGCTTGAAATCCGGCACTTCACTCGGCCAGAGATTCGGCGGCATCACGTCGGCAAACTTCGAGTCGCGCGGAATCTCGCGGCCGATATGCCAGAACTCCTTGAGGTCGGCGTACTGGCTGTCCTTGGCGGTCTCCACCTTCAACGGCGTATAGCCGCGCGCACCACCGCTGCCGACCAGGTGGTACTTCATCTTGGTGTCAGTGGGCAGTGCAAAGAAGCGCTGGAACACATCGTACGAGCCGTCGATCAGCTCGCGTGGAATGCCGTGGCCGCTAATGCAGCAGAAACCGAATTCACGGTAAGCCGCACCGATCTCGGCAACAAAGGCATCGCGATCGGTGTCGTAGCGACGGATGTCGAGGGTTGGAACATTGTTCATGGCTGTAGTCACCAGGTTGAGCGTGCGGTCGGTTGTTCCGCCACCGCAGGGGCGGCGCACGTCGGGCCAATCCATGGCGACCTAGTACTACTGCTAGAGGTTCACGAGCGTTCGGCTATGGATTTTACCGTTGCTGCCAGCTTCTCTGCCAGTTGTTGCACTTCCGCGGCATCGGCGCCCTCCACCGTGACCCGCACCAACGGCTCGGTGCCCGAGGCACGCAGCACCACGCGGCCGCGCCCGTGCAGAACCTGCTCCACTTCGGCCAGCGCCTGCTGCACCTCAGCACTGTCCAGTGACCGGCGTGCGCCAACCGCACGTACGTTCAGCATGATCTGGGGCATCTTCACCAGGCCTTTCCTCGCAGCAGCAAGGTCTTCGCCCGAGTGCGTGAGCGCTTCCAGTACGGCCAAGGCCGCGACGATACCGTCTCCGGTGGTTGCGCGATCCAGGCACAGGATATGGCCCGACGTTTCGCCGCCAAGCACGCCTTCATGCTGGCGCAACTGCTGCATCACGTAGCGATCGCCGACGTTGGCACGGATCAACGGTACGCCAATCTCGTCCAGCGCGAGTTGCAGCCCGAAATTGCTCATCAAGGTGCCCACCACCGGGCCGGTCAGCACACCCTGCGCGTGCCAGCTATGGGCCAGGATGTAGAGGATGTCGTCGCCATCAGCCAGCACGCCGTGACGGTCAACCAGCTGCACGCGATCGCCGTCGCCATCGAAGCCGATGCCAAGCTCAGCGCCATGGCTCAGCACCGCTTGCTGCAAGGCCTGCGGATGAGTCGAGCCGACATCGCGGTTGATGTTGAAACCGTCGGGCTTGTCGCCAATGGTGACTACCTCTGCGCCAAGTTCGGCAAAAACCTGCGGTGCCACCTGGTAGGTCGCGCCGTGAGCGCAGTCCAGTACCAGCTTCATGCCGCGCAGGCTGAAATCTTCAGCCACCGTCGCCTTGCAATACTCGGCGTAGCGGGCCACAGCATCGTCGATGCGGCGAGCCTTGCCCAATTGTTCGGAAACCACGGTAACGAAGGCGGCATCCACTTCCTGCTCGATCGCCAGCTCGACTTCGTCCGAAAGCTTCTCGCCATTGGCCGAAAAGAACTTGATGCCATTGTCGTAATGCGGGTTGTGCGACGCGCTGATCACGATGCCCAGCTGGGCGCGCATGGACCGGGTCAAAAAAGCCACTGCCGGTGTCGGCATCGGCCCGAGCAGGCCCACATCTGCGCCCGCGGCAACCAGCCCGGCTTCCAGCGCGGACTCGAACATGTAGCCGGAAACGCGGGTGTCCTTGCCAATCAGTACCTTCGGCCGGACGTTGCCCTCACGCGCCATCACGCTGCCCACGGCGCGGCCCAGCTGCAGCATGAAGTCGGCGCTGATCGGCCATTGTCCGACCAGACCGCGAATGCCATCGGTACCGAAATATTTGCGTTGATTCATCAGTTTTGTGGATCTCGAAATGGGGTCATTGCCGGCCGCCGGGCTCAGCAGCAATCAATCATCATCGGGCCAGCGCGGCATGGCAGGCGACGCACTGCGCTTGGGTACGGTGTCCACCGCCTGCACGCCCCGCCATACCGCCAGCGCGTCGACCGTAGGTGCCACATCATGCACGCGCACCAGGCGCGCTCCGCGTTGTACGGCAATCAGCGCCGCCGCCACCGAGCCGGCCTGCCGACCGGCCGGTTCGCTGCGACCCGTCAGCGTGCCAATCATCGACTTGCGCGACAAACCGGCATACACGCCGCTGCCTAAGCTGGCGAACTGCTCAAGCGCCGCGAGCAACGCGAGATTGTGTTCCAGC
Coding sequences within:
- a CDS encoding 2-oxoglutarate and iron-dependent oxygenase domain-containing protein; translation: MNNVPTLDIRRYDTDRDAFVAEIGAAYREFGFCCISGHGIPRELIDGSYDVFQRFFALPTDTKMKYHLVGSGGARGYTPLKVETAKDSQYADLKEFWHIGREIPRDSKFADVMPPNLWPSEVPDFKQYGYGLYEALDQLGTRVLRALALHINEPENFFEDKTDVGNSILRPIHYPPITQDNVPNVRAGAHEDINFITLLVGASAEGLEVLSHGKWLPITTEGDAIVVNIGDMLQRLSNHVYPSTSHRVVNPQNANARKPRYSVPFFLHPNPDVVLDPLDSCITPDNPRRYDTSITSHEYLLQRLREIKLI
- the glmM gene encoding phosphoglucosamine mutase, translated to MNQRKYFGTDGIRGLVGQWPISADFMLQLGRAVGSVMAREGNVRPKVLIGKDTRVSGYMFESALEAGLVAAGADVGLLGPMPTPAVAFLTRSMRAQLGIVISASHNPHYDNGIKFFSANGEKLSDEVELAIEQEVDAAFVTVVSEQLGKARRIDDAVARYAEYCKATVAEDFSLRGMKLVLDCAHGATYQVAPQVFAELGAEVVTIGDKPDGFNINRDVGSTHPQALQQAVLSHGAELGIGFDGDGDRVQLVDRHGVLADGDDILYILAHSWHAQGVLTGPVVGTLMSNFGLQLALDEIGVPLIRANVGDRYVMQQLRQHEGVLGGETSGHILCLDRATTGDGIVAALAVLEALTHSGEDLAAARKGLVKMPQIMLNVRAVGARRSLDSAEVQQALAEVEQVLHGRGRVVLRASGTEPLVRVTVEGADAAEVQQLAEKLAATVKSIAERS